In Bacteroidota bacterium, one DNA window encodes the following:
- a CDS encoding elongation factor Ts, translating into MAISAELVKKLRDRTGAGMADCKKALEEANGNEEQAIEILRKKGAASAAKRADRVAKEGVIVTAVSDDKSKAVIAEVNSETDFVARNESFVAFAQDVANAALTASPNSHEEFLMTKMSNGISIAEGVGEQTGRIGEKIEARRFELVDTKDGVVASYIHPGAKLGVLVALKGIDPEKGLPLGRDIAMQVAAMNPLALDRSAVDATTIEKEMDIFRTQLKNEGKKDEIIEKILGGKMDKFYQENTLLEQSFIKDASKTITDLLKEAGNGVTVTGYVRMQLGEGHHHTTEAAA; encoded by the coding sequence ATGGCAATCTCAGCAGAATTAGTAAAGAAATTGCGCGACCGTACCGGCGCAGGTATGGCCGATTGTAAGAAAGCCCTCGAAGAGGCGAACGGTAACGAAGAGCAGGCGATCGAGATCCTTCGCAAGAAGGGTGCTGCCAGCGCCGCCAAGCGCGCCGACCGCGTCGCAAAAGAAGGCGTGATCGTCACAGCCGTCAGCGACGATAAGTCCAAGGCCGTGATCGCCGAAGTGAATTCCGAGACCGACTTCGTCGCTCGCAACGAGTCGTTCGTCGCGTTCGCACAGGATGTGGCGAATGCCGCACTCACGGCCAGCCCGAACTCGCACGAGGAATTCCTGATGACGAAGATGTCGAACGGTATCAGCATCGCCGAAGGTGTTGGTGAGCAGACCGGTCGTATCGGCGAGAAGATCGAAGCACGTCGGTTCGAACTCGTCGACACGAAGGACGGCGTTGTGGCCAGCTACATTCACCCCGGTGCAAAGCTCGGCGTGCTTGTTGCCCTCAAGGGCATCGACCCTGAGAAGGGCTTGCCGCTCGGCCGCGACATCGCGATGCAGGTCGCTGCGATGAACCCCCTTGCGCTCGACCGCTCTGCCGTCGATGCCACGACGATTGAGAAGGAGATGGACATCTTCCGTACCCAGCTCAAGAACGAGGGCAAGAAGGACGAGATCATCGAGAAGATCCTCGGCGGCAAGATGGATAAGTTCTATCAGGAGAATACGCTCCTCGAGCAGAGCTTCATCAAAGACGCTTCCAAGACGATCACCGATCTCTTGAAGGAAGCCGGCAACGGCGTGACCGTCACCGGTTACGTTCGCATGCAGCTCGGTGAGGGACATCACCATACCACAGAAGCAGCCGCGTAA
- the rpsB gene encoding 30S ribosomal protein S2, whose product MRIKLEDLLAAGAHFGHLTRRWNPKMKPYIFMERNGIHIIDLNKSQQLAEEALNAAEKMAAEGKRFLFVATKKQLRGAVKEEAERCGQHFATDRWPGGMLTNFTTIRKSIKRLRDLEKWEEDGSIENYTKKEQLLFSREHEKLNGTLGGIADMRGLPGAMIIIDIKKEHIAVKEARTLGIPIFALVDTNVDPDLVDYPIPANDDALRSVQLFIHAFADAINSGRAAAKVKRLDEGASKEMAQKEADIDEIEETAAVQG is encoded by the coding sequence ATGAGAATCAAGTTAGAAGACCTGCTCGCCGCCGGTGCGCATTTCGGGCATTTGACCCGTCGCTGGAATCCGAAGATGAAGCCGTACATCTTCATGGAGCGCAACGGCATCCACATCATCGACCTCAACAAGTCGCAGCAACTTGCCGAAGAGGCGCTCAATGCCGCCGAGAAGATGGCTGCCGAAGGCAAGCGCTTCCTCTTCGTTGCAACCAAGAAGCAGCTCCGTGGCGCAGTGAAGGAAGAAGCCGAGCGTTGCGGTCAGCACTTTGCGACCGATCGCTGGCCGGGCGGTATGCTCACCAATTTTACGACTATCCGCAAGTCCATCAAGCGTCTGCGCGACCTTGAAAAGTGGGAAGAGGATGGCTCGATCGAGAATTACACCAAGAAGGAACAGCTCCTGTTCTCTCGCGAGCACGAGAAGCTCAACGGCACGCTCGGCGGTATCGCCGACATGCGCGGACTTCCGGGTGCGATGATCATCATCGACATCAAGAAGGAGCACATCGCAGTGAAGGAAGCCCGTACACTCGGCATTCCGATTTTCGCACTCGTCGATACGAACGTCGATCCGGATCTCGTCGATTATCCGATCCCGGCGAACGACGATGCGCTTCGTTCCGTCCAGCTCTTCATCCATGCCTTTGCCGATGCGATCAATTCCGGTCGCGCCGCAGCAAAAGTCAAGCGGCTCGATGAAGGCGCGTCGAAGGAAATGGCTCAGAAGGAAGCCGACATCGACGAGATCGAAGAAACCGCTGCTGTCCAAGGCTAA
- the rpsI gene encoding 30S ribosomal protein S9, whose product MAKHHASINVGRRKNAVARVHLTPVSDGKPMNISVNGKEFERYFANPIHREDVVRPLKATGQFGSYSVTANVMGGGTSGQAGAVRLAIARSLVEINAEFKPVLRKEDLMTRDPRMVERKKYGRPKARKRFQFSKR is encoded by the coding sequence ATGGCAAAGCACCACGCATCGATCAATGTCGGCCGCCGCAAGAACGCGGTCGCACGTGTCCACCTCACTCCGGTCTCCGACGGCAAGCCGATGAATATCTCGGTCAACGGAAAAGAGTTTGAGCGGTATTTCGCGAACCCGATTCACCGTGAGGATGTCGTTCGTCCGCTGAAGGCTACCGGTCAGTTCGGCAGCTATAGCGTCACGGCAAATGTGATGGGTGGCGGCACCAGCGGCCAGGCCGGCGCAGTGCGTCTGGCGATCGCCCGCTCGCTCGTCGAGATCAACGCAGAATTTAAGCCCGTGCTTCGTAAGGAAGACCTCATGACGCGCGATCCGCGTATGGTCGAACGCAAGAAGTACGGACGTCCGAAAGCGCGTAAGAGATTCCAGTTCTCGAAGCGCTAA
- the rplM gene encoding 50S ribosomal protein L13, producing the protein MSKKTNTYALKTYSAKEGEVKRDWYIVDAEGQTVGRLATKVASVLRGKHKPQFTPHTDTGDFVVVINADKIRLTGKREDQKEYYHNTLYPGGARFTKFKDMRSTHPDRIVELAVKGMLPKNSLGRRTGMKLKVYAGAEHPHAAQQPKTLKIA; encoded by the coding sequence GTGTCGAAGAAAACGAACACTTATGCGCTAAAGACCTACTCCGCCAAGGAAGGCGAAGTCAAGCGCGACTGGTATATTGTCGATGCAGAAGGTCAAACAGTCGGCCGCCTTGCAACCAAGGTTGCGAGCGTCCTTCGCGGCAAGCACAAGCCGCAGTTCACCCCGCATACCGATACCGGTGATTTTGTTGTCGTGATCAACGCCGACAAGATTCGCCTTACCGGTAAGCGCGAAGACCAGAAAGAGTACTACCACAATACACTCTATCCGGGTGGCGCACGCTTCACGAAGTTCAAAGACATGCGTTCGACCCATCCGGACCGCATCGTCGAGCTTGCCGTGAAGGGCATGCTCCCGAAGAATTCGCTCGGTCGTCGCACCGGCATGAAGTTGAAAGTGTACGCTGGCGCAGAGCACCCGCATGCTGCACAGCAACCCAAGACGTTGAAGATCGCATAA
- a CDS encoding RNA methyltransferase, with protein sequence MHLHLVREPSSDDVARYSDLRSSQQQDHFIAEGEKVVSRLLESTFHIDSIYLTPEHFDLKRSLIESHRQSEEIRVLLGSKAEMERIVGFPLHQGIMASARIPTSPDLSGLIALAPHPHLYVLLDQIADAENMGAIYRTALAMGATAIIVDRKSVSPWNRRSVRVSMGAIFHLPTVMVPELAASVHTLRDHGVRTYATTLSTSASDLRETPLGGDIGLVFGSEGYGVQPSVIAECEGEVTLPMPQSIDSLNVAVAQGVFLYEALRQRGLRAK encoded by the coding sequence ATGCACTTGCATCTCGTTCGCGAGCCGAGCAGTGACGACGTTGCTCGGTACTCCGATCTTCGTTCTTCGCAACAACAAGATCACTTTATTGCCGAAGGCGAGAAGGTCGTATCCCGACTTCTCGAATCGACATTTCATATCGACTCGATCTATCTGACGCCGGAGCACTTCGACCTGAAACGATCGCTGATCGAATCGCATCGTCAATCGGAGGAGATTCGTGTGCTACTGGGCTCGAAAGCCGAGATGGAGCGAATCGTCGGATTTCCGTTGCACCAGGGGATTATGGCGAGCGCTCGCATCCCGACTTCGCCGGATCTTTCGGGTTTGATCGCCCTCGCACCCCATCCGCATCTCTATGTTCTGCTCGACCAGATCGCAGACGCGGAGAACATGGGGGCCATCTACCGAACGGCATTGGCAATGGGGGCAACCGCAATCATTGTCGATCGCAAAAGTGTGAGCCCCTGGAATCGCCGGTCTGTTCGGGTCTCGATGGGAGCGATCTTCCACCTTCCGACCGTCATGGTACCGGAGCTGGCAGCAAGCGTACATACCCTGCGCGATCACGGAGTTCGCACCTACGCTACTACATTATCTACTTCTGCATCGGACCTCCGGGAAACGCCGCTCGGTGGCGATATTGGCCTTGTTTTCGGCTCCGAGGGGTACGGTGTACAACCATCTGTAATAGCCGAGTGTGAGGGAGAAGTCACGCTACCCATGCCGCAATCTATTGACTCTCTTAATGTTGCGGTTGCCCAAGGGGTGTTCCTTTACGAAGCGTTGCGTCAGCGAGGGCTTCGGGCCAAATAG
- a CDS encoding T9SS type A sorting domain-containing protein has translation MSTTLTGLSDEQYVVSVIDMLGRTVLQTNIRGANPTLDLRGITSGVYTVLLHSGAHRERLSLVVR, from the coding sequence GTGAGTACGACGCTTACCGGGCTTAGCGACGAGCAGTATGTCGTGTCTGTTATCGATATGCTCGGACGAACGGTATTGCAGACGAACATACGCGGAGCGAATCCGACGCTCGATCTGAGAGGAATCACATCAGGAGTGTATACTGTTCTATTACATAGCGGAGCTCACCGCGAGCGTCTCTCGCTCGTTGTCCGCTGA
- a CDS encoding PQQ-dependent sugar dehydrogenase codes for MNRTLYLLGIAIGCMVCCCDIGSVRSQIISYKTREVANSLNCPWEIRWGKDNWIWFTERAGRFNRVNPETGERHVLLAESEVYSLGELGMLGFDFHPDFPDSPYVFIDYTYADSTSVKDTVLYFEKVVRYRVRHDSIAALASSHDTLVDRITYVDHIRAYSAHNGSRVLVGPDRKLYITTGETYFDPGLAQQDSSINGKILRINLDGSIPDDNPWPGSRVWTKGHRNPQGLWFGPDGTLYESEHGPANDDEFNIIERGRNYGWPSVEGFCDKPEEMTFCADSNVVEPVAAWTPTLAVCGIEYYNSDRIPEWKNSILLMTLKDESLWHLKLDDSHRTVVQQNRYNLRLRTTPSDTGELAGRLRDVCISPDGRVFVSTSNVWSIDWVPDHIFEIIRTGLDGVEVPQSGT; via the coding sequence ATGAATCGCACGCTGTATCTGTTGGGCATCGCAATCGGATGCATGGTATGCTGTTGTGACATCGGTTCTGTCCGGTCTCAGATCATCTCCTACAAGACTCGTGAAGTTGCTAATTCACTGAACTGTCCGTGGGAGATCCGATGGGGAAAGGACAATTGGATCTGGTTTACCGAACGAGCCGGGAGGTTCAATCGGGTGAATCCGGAAACCGGAGAGCGACATGTGTTGCTGGCCGAATCGGAAGTGTATTCACTCGGCGAGTTAGGAATGCTTGGGTTCGACTTCCATCCTGATTTTCCCGACTCACCGTATGTCTTCATTGATTACACGTATGCCGATTCTACATCGGTGAAGGATACCGTACTATACTTCGAGAAAGTAGTTCGCTATCGGGTTCGCCATGATTCGATCGCCGCGTTGGCATCTTCACACGATACATTGGTGGACCGGATCACGTATGTCGACCATATACGTGCATATAGTGCGCACAATGGCTCTCGCGTCTTGGTGGGGCCTGACCGTAAGTTATATATCACGACGGGCGAGACGTATTTCGATCCGGGCTTGGCACAACAGGATTCCAGCATCAACGGCAAAATTCTGCGCATCAACCTTGATGGAAGCATTCCCGACGACAATCCTTGGCCAGGAAGCAGAGTATGGACGAAAGGGCATCGCAATCCGCAAGGATTGTGGTTCGGACCCGACGGCACATTATATGAGAGTGAACACGGTCCTGCGAACGATGACGAATTTAATATCATCGAGCGAGGACGAAACTACGGCTGGCCGTCGGTGGAGGGCTTTTGCGATAAACCGGAGGAGATGACATTCTGTGCAGACTCGAATGTCGTCGAGCCGGTTGCTGCCTGGACACCGACGCTTGCCGTGTGCGGCATCGAATACTACAATTCGGATAGAATTCCGGAGTGGAAGAACTCAATCTTACTGATGACCCTGAAGGACGAAAGCCTGTGGCATTTGAAACTCGACGATTCCCATCGTACTGTCGTACAACAGAATCGGTACAACCTCCGCCTGCGGACTACCCCCTCCGACACCGGCGAGCTTGCGGGTAGGCTTCGTGATGTGTGCATATCGCCCGACGGAAGAGTGTTTGTTTCGACGAGTAATGTATGGAGCATCGACTGGGTTCCGGATCATATCTTCGAGATCATTCGTACTGGGCTCGACGGGGTAGAAGTACCCCAATCCGGAACATAG
- the aspS gene encoding aspartate--tRNA ligase, with the protein MSHTPQRTHYAGAVDASLVGTRIVVNGWINSHRDLGSLLFFDVRDRFGVVQCVVEPTPETMFLYEEGKGLRSEFVVSIEGTLRKRSNPNPKIATGEVEILVSSIVVLNEAEVPPFVIEDEVKANEDLRLKYRYLDLRRPKLQRNLLIRHRVTKSIRDHFDSRGFVEIETPMLMKATPEGARDFLVPSRIHPGEFYALPQSPQIYKQILMVAGMDRYFQIVKCFRDEDLRADRQPEFTQLDVEMSFPDEEMVYDVMEHCLRKVWTDVGLELPPFQRYSYKEVMERFGSDKPDLRYEVEIATLTERLRGRTEFKVFNDVLKKKQGTIGAVVVPGGAAWSRKQIDEMTEIAKTYGAGGLVWLKKTAEGVDSSAKKFLSPEIHTEIAEACDMKVGDLALIACHEKWSRAYTILGALRIEIAKRLNLLDGKQFVFAPLWVLNFPMFELDEESGQYNAMHHPFTSPVVEDWQNKTDDLAAIRARAYDIVVNGYELGSGSIRIHDRALQSEVFDMLGLSEEEKEKKFGFMLNAFRYGAPPHGGMALGIDRITMLCAGTDNIRDVIAFPKTTSMQGLMEDCPSTIDPRQLAELKIAVR; encoded by the coding sequence ATGTCGCATACTCCGCAAAGAACCCATTATGCAGGCGCAGTCGATGCGTCGCTCGTCGGAACTCGTATCGTCGTCAACGGCTGGATCAACTCGCATCGCGATCTGGGCAGCCTGCTCTTCTTCGACGTCCGAGACCGGTTTGGAGTCGTGCAGTGTGTCGTTGAACCGACACCGGAGACGATGTTCCTCTATGAGGAAGGCAAGGGGCTGCGCAGTGAATTTGTCGTCAGCATCGAAGGCACGCTTCGCAAGCGGTCGAACCCGAACCCGAAGATCGCGACCGGCGAAGTGGAGATACTGGTCAGTTCGATCGTTGTGCTCAACGAGGCCGAAGTGCCGCCGTTCGTGATCGAGGACGAGGTCAAAGCAAATGAAGATCTGCGATTGAAGTATCGTTACCTCGATCTTCGGCGCCCGAAGCTGCAGCGCAATTTGCTGATTCGCCATCGGGTCACGAAGTCGATCCGCGATCATTTCGACTCACGCGGCTTCGTCGAGATCGAAACGCCGATGCTCATGAAAGCAACGCCGGAAGGCGCGCGCGATTTTCTGGTGCCGAGCCGCATCCATCCAGGCGAATTCTATGCTCTCCCGCAATCACCGCAGATCTATAAGCAGATCCTCATGGTCGCCGGAATGGATCGCTACTTCCAGATCGTCAAATGTTTTCGCGACGAGGATCTCCGCGCAGACCGACAGCCCGAGTTCACGCAGCTCGACGTCGAGATGAGCTTTCCGGATGAGGAGATGGTCTATGACGTTATGGAACACTGCTTGCGAAAGGTTTGGACTGATGTCGGTCTCGAACTGCCGCCATTCCAGCGCTACTCGTACAAAGAGGTGATGGAGCGTTTCGGCTCCGATAAGCCGGACCTTCGCTACGAAGTCGAGATTGCAACGCTCACCGAGCGTCTTCGCGGTCGCACGGAGTTTAAGGTCTTCAACGATGTCCTGAAAAAGAAGCAGGGCACGATCGGCGCTGTGGTCGTGCCGGGCGGCGCTGCGTGGAGCCGCAAGCAGATCGACGAGATGACCGAGATCGCGAAGACATACGGTGCCGGCGGATTGGTGTGGCTCAAGAAGACAGCAGAAGGCGTCGATTCGAGTGCGAAAAAATTTCTCTCGCCCGAGATTCACACAGAAATCGCGGAAGCATGCGACATGAAGGTCGGCGATCTCGCGCTCATTGCATGCCACGAGAAGTGGAGCCGTGCATACACAATCCTTGGTGCGCTTCGCATCGAAATCGCAAAGCGACTCAACCTCCTCGATGGCAAGCAGTTCGTCTTTGCGCCACTGTGGGTGCTGAACTTCCCGATGTTCGAGCTCGACGAAGAGTCGGGGCAGTACAACGCGATGCACCATCCCTTCACATCTCCGGTCGTCGAAGATTGGCAAAACAAGACGGACGACCTCGCGGCGATCAGAGCACGCGCATACGATATCGTTGTCAACGGGTATGAACTCGGCTCCGGCTCGATCCGTATCCACGACCGCGCATTGCAGTCAGAAGTATTCGACATGCTCGGACTCAGCGAAGAAGAGAAAGAGAAGAAGTTTGGATTCATGCTGAATGCATTCCGCTACGGCGCTCCGCCGCATGGCGGCATGGCACTTGGCATCGATCGTATCACCATGCTCTGCGCAGGCACCGACAATATCCGCGATGTGATCGCCTTCCCGAAAACGACGTCGATGCAAGGCTTGATGGAGGATTGCCCTTCGACGATCGATCCACGGCAGCTTGCCGAATTGAAGATAGCTGTTCGATGA
- a CDS encoding DUF3052 domain-containing protein, whose product MAGYSGTPLVTKLGIKQGMRLCILGAPHDFSDTLGELPEVHQLKQLRGELDFVLYFTDSASKLHSRFASLADALVVNGMLWIGWPKKASKMKTDLDENIVRRVGLDAGLVDVKVCAIDERWSGLKFVRRLKDR is encoded by the coding sequence ATGGCAGGCTATTCCGGTACGCCGCTCGTAACGAAGCTGGGGATCAAACAGGGGATGCGGCTCTGCATCCTCGGCGCACCGCATGATTTCAGCGATACACTTGGCGAACTGCCCGAAGTACACCAGCTCAAACAGCTCAGAGGTGAGCTCGACTTCGTCTTGTACTTTACCGATTCGGCATCGAAGTTGCATTCGAGGTTCGCATCTCTGGCCGATGCGCTCGTGGTCAATGGGATGCTCTGGATCGGTTGGCCGAAAAAGGCATCGAAGATGAAGACCGATCTCGACGAAAACATAGTGCGCCGCGTCGGGCTCGATGCAGGCTTGGTTGACGTCAAGGTCTGCGCGATCGACGAACGATGGTCTGGCCTGAAGTTCGTCCGTCGTCTGAAGGATCGTTAA
- a CDS encoding GerW family sporulation protein, with protein MNEHFDDVISKLADFLKEEGQTKTVVGEEFRLGEFSCVPVIRLGIGFGFGRGEGEGDNAKSGKGKGEGGGGAGGTGIEPLGFLVTRGDHIQFISTHATKGLSVLFEKAPDLLAKYFETKEPEVAHTA; from the coding sequence ATGAACGAGCACTTTGATGATGTCATCTCCAAGTTGGCCGACTTCCTCAAGGAAGAGGGTCAAACCAAAACCGTCGTCGGCGAAGAATTTCGACTCGGCGAATTCTCCTGCGTTCCGGTCATCCGCCTCGGCATTGGCTTCGGCTTCGGACGCGGCGAAGGCGAGGGCGACAACGCCAAGTCCGGCAAAGGAAAAGGCGAAGGCGGCGGCGGTGCAGGCGGCACCGGCATCGAACCGCTTGGCTTCCTCGTCACACGAGGCGACCATATCCAGTTCATTTCAACCCACGCCACAAAAGGCCTCAGTGTGCTTTTCGAGAAAGCTCCCGATCTGCTTGCCAAGTACTTCGAAACCAAGGAGCCGGAAGTAGCACACACTGCATAA
- a CDS encoding 50S ribosomal protein L1, with amino-acid sequence MAQHGKRYINLKKKTDGIKSLPVTEAVKKVKELASAKFDESVDIALNLGVDPRKADQAIRGTVALPHGIGKTVHVTVVTKNQEAAAKAAGADEVGFETILEKIKGGWTGTDVIVATPEVMGELGKLGRVLGPRGLMPNPKSGTVTQDVATAVKEVKAGKIEFRVDKQGNVHSTVGKASFDAAKLADNVNTFIATILRAKPASAKGHYLKGVVISTTMGPSVRIDTTEALKAHG; translated from the coding sequence ATGGCACAGCACGGAAAGCGTTACATCAATTTGAAGAAGAAGACCGACGGCATCAAGTCGTTGCCGGTCACCGAAGCAGTCAAGAAGGTGAAAGAGCTGGCGTCGGCGAAGTTCGACGAGTCAGTCGATATCGCCTTGAACCTCGGCGTCGATCCTCGTAAGGCCGACCAGGCCATCCGTGGTACGGTCGCTCTGCCGCACGGTATCGGTAAGACGGTGCACGTGACGGTCGTGACGAAGAACCAGGAAGCCGCAGCGAAAGCAGCGGGCGCCGATGAAGTCGGTTTCGAGACGATCCTTGAGAAGATCAAGGGCGGTTGGACGGGCACGGACGTGATCGTTGCAACACCGGAAGTCATGGGCGAGCTTGGTAAGCTCGGTCGTGTGCTCGGACCCCGCGGCCTGATGCCGAACCCGAAGTCGGGTACGGTGACGCAGGATGTCGCGACGGCGGTCAAAGAAGTGAAGGCGGGTAAGATCGAATTCCGCGTCGACAAGCAGGGCAATGTTCACTCGACGGTCGGCAAGGCGTCGTTCGATGCAGCGAAGTTGGCGGATAACGTCAACACGTTCATCGCCACGATTCTTCGCGCGAAGCCGGCGAGTGCGAAAGGCCACTACTTGAAGGGCGTCGTAATCTCGACGACGATGGGACCGTCGGTCCGCATCGATACCACCGAAGCGCTCAAGGCGCACGGCTAA
- the rplK gene encoding 50S ribosomal protein L11 — MAKKITGYIKLQIPGGKATPAPPVGPALGQKGVNIMEFCKQFNAKTAKADGMITPVVITVYSDKSFTFVTKTPPAAVLLLKAAKLEKGSKESNRSKVGKVTSAQVREIAELKMPDLNAASIETAMSMVAGTARSMGLTVEG, encoded by the coding sequence ATGGCAAAGAAAATAACGGGTTACATCAAGCTGCAGATCCCGGGTGGTAAGGCCACTCCGGCTCCGCCGGTTGGTCCCGCCCTTGGCCAAAAGGGCGTGAACATCATGGAGTTCTGCAAGCAGTTCAACGCAAAGACGGCGAAGGCCGACGGCATGATCACGCCGGTCGTGATCACTGTGTATTCCGATAAGAGCTTCACGTTCGTCACCAAGACGCCGCCGGCTGCGGTGCTCTTGCTCAAGGCAGCGAAGCTCGAGAAGGGTTCGAAAGAGTCGAACCGTTCGAAGGTTGGCAAGGTCACTTCGGCTCAGGTCCGCGAGATCGCCGAATTGAAGATGCCGGATCTCAATGCAGCGTCGATCGAGACTGCAATGAGCATGGTCGCAGGTACCGCCCGCTCGATGGGCTTAACAGTGGAGGGATAA
- a CDS encoding 30S ribosomal protein S18, giving the protein MAPIKKTTGPGSAQGRPGQGGRGQQGNNKRDPNKKKVDPLKLRGITYLDYRDIRILERFINDRGKILPNRITGVSAKGQRTIERSIKHARHLALLPFVAAGMK; this is encoded by the coding sequence ATGGCACCAATCAAGAAAACAACAGGACCGGGCTCGGCACAGGGCCGTCCGGGACAAGGCGGTCGCGGCCAGCAGGGCAACAACAAGCGCGACCCGAATAAGAAGAAGGTCGATCCGCTGAAGCTTCGCGGCATTACGTATCTCGATTATCGGGATATCCGAATCCTCGAGCGTTTCATCAACGATCGCGGCAAGATCCTGCCGAACCGCATCACGGGCGTGAGTGCCAAGGGGCAGCGCACGATCGAGCGTTCGATCAAGCATGCACGTCACCTTGCACTGCTGCCGTTCGTCGCAGCGGGCATGAAATAA
- the rpmB gene encoding 50S ribosomal protein L28 — protein sequence MARVCELTGVRPKAGNHVSHAVNRTKTRFLPNLQTKRVWDPETGRFITIKATARALRTLDKKGFAAFKKSTVSR from the coding sequence ATGGCACGAGTTTGTGAATTGACGGGCGTTCGCCCAAAGGCCGGTAACCACGTATCGCACGCGGTTAACCGCACGAAGACCCGTTTCCTTCCGAACCTTCAGACCAAGCGCGTCTGGGATCCGGAGACGGGCCGATTCATCACGATCAAGGCAACGGCGCGCGCATTGCGTACGCTCGACAAGAAGGGCTTTGCAGCCTTCAAAAAGTCGACCGTCAGCCGCTGA
- a CDS encoding glycosyltransferase family 9 protein — MGRTRSSQLLKDAEIAIRRAFIRWLSSRSEPEQPGLPLELGETPTILFLRQDRLGDAIITTPLLVAMRRRYPHAKFIVLLGENNKDIAPLLPIEAEIVIYRKRPLEDIEMLRKLRRRTIDVVVDLMDNPSATSSMLIAAIGARYSVGVEKDNAPVYNIRVPLIDRGKYHITRRIAELLRPFGIDPETVDLKAVLRGLNVQPVAGRFGLNISAGHPDREMLTSTFAGVAKAIREHEWANEVILMFHPRDKARAEAIAAEAGTGGVTLGPVTKSFREFAELLGTCKVVITPDTSAVHVCSALGIPVVAAYMPMPPTLHYWTPVGVDFEMIVPNARDLTTLPPEPIISAIATLVGRLHHAVTTTTNSPAYVA; from the coding sequence ATGGGACGAACACGGAGCAGCCAACTTCTCAAAGACGCCGAGATCGCCATACGGCGAGCATTTATCCGTTGGCTCTCGTCTCGCTCGGAGCCCGAACAGCCGGGCCTCCCGCTCGAACTCGGCGAGACACCGACGATCCTCTTCCTGCGCCAGGATCGCCTCGGCGATGCCATCATTACAACTCCCCTGCTCGTCGCAATGCGCCGCCGCTATCCGCATGCGAAGTTCATCGTGCTCCTCGGAGAGAACAATAAGGACATCGCTCCGCTGCTACCGATCGAAGCCGAGATTGTCATCTATCGCAAGCGGCCGCTGGAAGACATCGAGATGCTTCGGAAACTTCGCCGTCGCACGATCGACGTAGTCGTCGATCTGATGGATAATCCGTCGGCGACATCGTCGATGCTCATTGCCGCGATCGGGGCAAGATATTCGGTCGGCGTCGAAAAAGATAATGCACCGGTTTACAATATCAGAGTGCCGCTGATCGACCGGGGCAAGTACCATATCACCCGGCGGATCGCCGAGCTGCTTCGACCGTTCGGTATCGATCCGGAGACAGTCGACCTGAAAGCGGTCTTGCGAGGCCTGAACGTACAACCGGTTGCCGGCCGCTTCGGATTGAACATCAGTGCCGGTCACCCCGACCGTGAGATGCTGACCTCGACGTTCGCAGGCGTCGCTAAGGCGATCCGTGAGCATGAATGGGCAAACGAAGTAATATTGATGTTCCATCCACGCGACAAGGCTCGGGCTGAAGCTATCGCAGCGGAAGCCGGTACGGGTGGCGTGACGCTCGGGCCGGTCACCAAGAGCTTTCGGGAATTCGCCGAGTTACTCGGCACATGCAAAGTGGTCATTACGCCGGATACGTCGGCAGTGCACGTCTGTTCGGCGCTCGGCATCCCTGTTGTCGCCGCGTATATGCCCATGCCGCCGACGCTGCATTATTGGACGCCGGTCGGTGTTGATTTCGAGATGATCGTACCCAACGCACGCGACCTTACTACTCTGCCGCCGGAGCCGATCATCTCGGCCATCGCGACGCTCGTCGGCCGGTTGCATCACGCCGTGACCACTACCACTAACTCCCCGGCATATGTGGCGTAA